From the Bacteroidota bacterium genome, one window contains:
- a CDS encoding four helix bundle suffix domain-containing protein, translating into MSLWHQLSYLLNQQIKQLEAEFIKEGGLRERMTMARIEERKKKT; encoded by the coding sequence TTGTCGCTCTGGCACCAATTATCCTATCTGCTAAATCAGCAGATCAAACAGTTGGAAGCAGAATTTATTAAAGAAGGTGGCTTAAGGGAAAGGATGACCATGGCAAGAATAGAAGAGCGGAAGAAGAAGACATAA